DNA sequence from the Anaerolineales bacterium genome:
ACCTCCCGCCGTTCACCCAGGGCGGGGCTGAGGACGGTAGGGCATCTTCATGTAGACGTCCCCAGCTCGGAGCTCATCGATCAGCTGCGCCATCCGCTTGCCCTGGGTCCCAGGCCTCTTGGCACGCAGAATCAATCCCAGGTGATCATTCTGCTGGTACGCCGGGCGTTGCCGGTAGGCCCGCATCAACCCATGCTCATGGAACGCCTGCTCAACCGCCTCCGGCATGGGATACCGCGGCCGCTTGAGTCGGGACTTCTCACTCATACTGGGATCCACCTTACTCTGCTGAAGGGCCTTGAGCTGTGCATCGCTCTCGGGCCCGCGCCCTGAG
Encoded proteins:
- a CDS encoding YdeI/OmpD-associated family protein gives rise to the protein MSEKSRLKRPRYPMPEAVEQAFHEHGLMRAYRQRPAYQQNDHLGLILRAKRPGTQGKRMAQLIDELRAGDVYMKMPYRPQPRPG